A single window of Streptococcus cristatus ATCC 51100 DNA harbors:
- a CDS encoding IS1182 family transposase, which produces MFHKEKPDYHRCQYGFYTIDELVPEDHFLRQVDSKLDFDFIYDLVEDTYSPDNGRPSLDPVMLVKISLIQCFYGIRSMRQTIKDIEVNVAYRWFLGLSLDDKVPHFTTYGKNYSRRFQDKELISEIFSRVLHQALCAGLIDPSELFVDGTHIKAAANSHKYRKKMVAQQAKFMSEQLEVEIDLDRRKHEKKSLKPAKESEAKEKKISRTDPESGWFHKGQHKEVFAYSAQVACDKHGWALAYSVEAGNVHDSQAFPALFSKIEAFSPRYIIADSGYKTPAIAHYLLERNIIPVFPYTRPKGVKGNLRPGDFVYDAFYDCYLCPENQVLTYRTTTRAGYREYKSDPKVCVACPLSSVCTQSQNQQKVITRHVWKDDLEFCEEIRHKRGMKELYKKRKETIERLFGTAKEYHNLRYTREKGKSKMEDKVGLTLACLNLKKLVKMRVDKPFYFVQMTIILSKDEILA; this is translated from the coding sequence ATGTTTCACAAAGAAAAACCTGATTATCATCGCTGCCAATATGGCTTCTATACGATCGACGAATTGGTCCCAGAGGATCACTTTCTTCGCCAAGTGGATTCAAAGCTTGATTTTGATTTTATCTATGACTTGGTAGAAGACACCTATAGTCCAGATAATGGTCGTCCTAGTCTCGATCCTGTCATGTTAGTCAAAATCTCTTTGATTCAATGTTTTTATGGCATTCGCTCCATGCGCCAAACCATTAAAGATATTGAAGTAAATGTAGCTTATCGTTGGTTTCTTGGACTAAGCTTGGATGACAAGGTCCCTCATTTTACCACCTATGGAAAGAATTACAGTCGTCGTTTTCAAGATAAAGAATTAATTTCAGAGATATTTTCGCGAGTGCTCCATCAAGCTTTATGTGCTGGCTTAATTGATCCTTCGGAACTATTTGTGGATGGTACTCACATCAAAGCGGCAGCTAACAGTCACAAATATCGTAAGAAAATGGTTGCCCAACAAGCTAAATTTATGAGTGAGCAATTGGAAGTTGAGATTGATTTAGATAGGAGGAAACATGAAAAAAAGTCCTTAAAGCCCGCAAAAGAAAGCGAGGCTAAAGAAAAGAAAATCTCAAGGACAGACCCAGAGAGTGGCTGGTTCCACAAGGGTCAACACAAGGAAGTATTTGCCTATTCTGCCCAGGTAGCTTGTGACAAGCATGGTTGGGCACTAGCTTATAGTGTTGAAGCAGGAAATGTACACGATAGTCAGGCTTTCCCTGCCCTTTTTTCAAAGATAGAAGCTTTCTCCCCACGCTACATTATTGCGGACTCAGGCTATAAGACCCCAGCTATTGCTCATTATTTATTAGAGCGAAACATCATCCCTGTCTTTCCCTATACCCGCCCCAAGGGTGTAAAAGGGAACTTAAGGCCCGGTGATTTTGTTTATGATGCCTTCTATGACTGTTACCTCTGCCCAGAGAACCAAGTGTTAACCTATCGCACGACGACCCGAGCAGGCTACCGTGAGTATAAGAGTGATCCAAAAGTATGTGTCGCCTGTCCCCTATCATCAGTTTGTACCCAGAGCCAGAATCAGCAGAAAGTCATCACAAGACATGTATGGAAAGATGACCTTGAATTTTGTGAAGAGATTCGCCACAAAAGAGGGATGAAGGAGCTTTATAAGAAGCGCAAGGAAACAATTGAGCGACTCTTTGGGACTGCTAAGGAATATCATAACTTGAGATACACCAGAGAGAAAGGAAAGTCCAAAATGGAAGATAAGGTTGGGCTTACTTTGGCGTGTTTGAATCTTAAAAAACTAGTAAAAATGAGGGTGGACAAGCCTTTTTATTTTGTTCAAATGACCATTATTCTATCAAAAGATGAAATATTAGCCTGA
- the sdbB gene encoding thiol-disulfide oxidoreductase-associated lipoprotein SdbB, which yields MKKILSLVVASIAFLTLSACSSDEKGMDSQSQSSTSVQSQVAVGQEAPDFTLQSMDGKTVKLSDYRGKKVYLKFWASWCGPCKRSMPELVELAGKKDRDFEILSIVAPGLQGEKSVEDFPKWYQEQGYKDVPVLFDTSGAIFQAYQVRSIPTEILIDSKGKIGKIHFGAISNEEAEKAFKEMK from the coding sequence ATGAAAAAAATTCTTTCGTTAGTTGTTGCTTCGATAGCTTTTCTGACACTATCAGCTTGTTCATCTGATGAAAAGGGGATGGATAGTCAAAGCCAGTCCAGTACAAGTGTCCAATCGCAGGTTGCAGTTGGTCAGGAGGCACCGGACTTCACTCTTCAGTCGATGGATGGAAAAACTGTCAAGCTTTCTGATTACCGTGGAAAAAAAGTCTATCTGAAGTTCTGGGCTTCTTGGTGCGGACCTTGTAAGCGAAGTATGCCAGAATTGGTCGAATTAGCTGGTAAAAAAGACCGTGATTTTGAAATATTGTCTATTGTAGCACCGGGTCTCCAAGGAGAGAAGTCTGTTGAGGACTTCCCAAAATGGTATCAAGAACAAGGATATAAGGATGTGCCCGTTCTATTTGACACGTCTGGTGCAATCTTCCAAGCCTATCAGGTTCGCAGTATTCCAACAGAAATCCTCATTGATAGCAAAGGAAAAATTGGGAAGATTCATTTTGGAGCAATCAGCAACGAAGAAGCAGAAAAGGCCTTCAAGGAAATGAAATAA
- the ccdA2 gene encoding thiol-disulfide oxidoreductase-associated membrane protein CcdA2 — protein sequence MESGLFFVSVFLAGILSFFSPCIFPLLPVYIGILLDEEEPREVKFLGRKIAWTGLIKTLCFIAGISLVFFLLGFGAGFLGRVIYDEKFRYLMGIIIILLGIHQMELINIRQLQFQKNVEFKKNSRRNDFLSAFLLGISFSFGWTPCIGPVLSSVLALAASGGNGAIQGALLTLVYTLGMALPFLILALASSFVMRYFSKIKPYMGLMKKIGGALIIFMGILLMLGQLNALSGIFG from the coding sequence ATGGAGTCTGGTTTATTTTTTGTTTCGGTCTTTTTGGCTGGAATTCTCTCGTTTTTCTCGCCTTGCATCTTTCCCTTGTTACCAGTCTACATAGGGATATTGCTGGATGAAGAAGAGCCTAGAGAAGTCAAGTTTTTAGGCAGAAAGATCGCTTGGACTGGTCTGATCAAGACCCTGTGTTTCATTGCTGGAATTTCTTTAGTTTTCTTTCTACTAGGCTTCGGTGCAGGATTCTTAGGAAGGGTGATTTACGATGAGAAATTCCGTTATCTGATGGGGATCATCATCATTTTGCTAGGAATTCACCAGATGGAGCTGATTAATATCAGGCAGTTACAATTCCAGAAAAATGTGGAATTTAAGAAGAACAGTCGTCGGAATGATTTTCTGTCAGCCTTTTTACTTGGTATTAGTTTCAGTTTTGGTTGGACACCTTGTATTGGCCCTGTCCTTAGTTCGGTTTTGGCTCTAGCTGCCTCTGGAGGAAATGGAGCTATCCAAGGAGCGCTCCTAACATTGGTTTATACTTTGGGAATGGCCTTACCATTTCTCATCTTGGCTTTAGCTTCTAGCTTCGTTATGCGCTATTTTTCAAAAATCAAACCCTATATGGGGCTAATGAAAAAAATTGGAGGAGCCTTAATCATTTTTATGGGAATCCTTCTCATGCTCGGGCAGTTAAATGCCTTATCAGGAATTTTTGGATAA
- a CDS encoding cache domain-containing sensor histidine kinase, with product MKRYPLLIQLIVYIFLLVLLLLGFVGSLYYQTSSQTIRQLTERTTRNSMEQSGQFIASYLQKLKQTTSTLSKEETIRKFAHNQESSEKSVQALMKTIIETDPDLVSAVLVTKDGRVVSTDSRISMQTSSDMMNEKWYQEAVHTKAMPVLTPARKESLSSEKEKWVVSVTQEVVDEAGQNLGVLRLDIGYNSLKAYLDRLQLGKKGFSFIVNSQHEFVYHPKKSVYSSSQEMKAMQPYISVKDGYAGQKQAFVYQIDIADSDWTLIGVASLEQLQMLQSQMLYSFIGLGVLALLICLTGIWFVLRLWIKPLQNLQAVILKIGAGESNLRAEAKGSPELVDLAQQFNKMLDQIEQLMEAVKAEEQNVRRYELRALSAQINPHFLYNTLDTIVWMAEFNDSKRVVEVTKSLAQYFRLALNQGHEQISLKDEIDHVRQYLFIQKQRYGDKLQYAIEEDESIADYKLPKLVLQPLVENAIYHGIKEIDRQGMIRVTSKAEEGRLILSIYDNGRGFDLQNSEDQTLLRLGGVGLKNVDQRLRLQFGDDYHMEIQSEPDKFTQICLYLPLVTDA from the coding sequence ATGAAACGATATCCGCTTCTTATCCAGTTGATTGTCTATATTTTTCTGCTGGTTCTTTTACTCTTGGGGTTTGTTGGGAGTCTCTACTATCAGACTAGCTCGCAGACTATTCGGCAGCTGACAGAGCGGACGACGCGTAATAGTATGGAGCAAAGCGGGCAGTTTATTGCTTCCTATTTGCAGAAATTAAAACAAACCACCTCCACACTGAGCAAGGAAGAAACGATTCGTAAGTTTGCTCATAATCAAGAAAGCAGCGAAAAGTCAGTTCAGGCTTTGATGAAAACCATCATTGAGACTGATCCAGATTTGGTGTCGGCAGTATTGGTTACCAAGGACGGGCGCGTGGTCTCAACAGATTCTCGAATCAGCATGCAGACATCCTCTGATATGATGAATGAAAAATGGTATCAGGAAGCTGTTCATACCAAAGCCATGCCTGTCTTGACTCCTGCTCGCAAGGAGTCTCTGTCATCAGAGAAGGAGAAGTGGGTTGTTTCCGTCACTCAGGAAGTAGTGGATGAAGCAGGGCAGAATCTCGGTGTTTTACGTTTGGATATCGGCTATAACAGTCTCAAAGCCTATCTGGATCGGCTTCAGCTAGGAAAGAAGGGTTTTAGCTTTATTGTCAATAGCCAGCATGAATTTGTCTACCATCCCAAGAAGAGTGTTTATTCCTCCAGTCAGGAAATGAAAGCTATGCAGCCCTATATTTCGGTCAAGGATGGTTACGCAGGCCAGAAACAAGCTTTTGTCTATCAAATTGATATCGCAGACAGCGACTGGACTTTAATTGGCGTTGCTTCATTAGAGCAATTGCAGATGCTTCAGTCACAGATGCTTTATTCTTTTATAGGACTGGGCGTTTTAGCACTCCTGATATGCTTGACTGGTATTTGGTTTGTCCTGCGTTTGTGGATTAAGCCTCTGCAGAATTTACAAGCAGTTATTCTAAAGATTGGCGCAGGCGAATCAAACCTTCGGGCGGAAGCAAAGGGTTCTCCAGAGTTGGTTGACTTGGCTCAGCAATTTAATAAAATGCTGGACCAAATTGAACAACTGATGGAAGCTGTCAAGGCTGAAGAACAAAATGTCCGTCGTTATGAGCTCCGAGCTCTCTCGGCTCAAATCAACCCCCATTTCCTTTATAATACCTTGGATACGATTGTCTGGATGGCTGAGTTTAATGACAGCAAGCGTGTTGTTGAGGTAACAAAATCACTCGCCCAGTATTTCCGCTTGGCACTCAATCAAGGGCATGAACAGATTTCTCTCAAAGATGAGATTGACCACGTTCGTCAGTATCTTTTTATCCAGAAGCAACGCTATGGCGACAAGCTCCAGTATGCGATTGAAGAGGATGAATCCATAGCTGATTATAAACTGCCCAAGCTAGTACTTCAGCCTTTGGTTGAAAATGCCATCTACCATGGCATCAAGGAAATTGACCGACAAGGCATGATTCGGGTGACGTCGAAAGCAGAAGAGGGGCGGCTGATACTGTCTATCTATGATAACGGCCGCGGCTTTGATCTCCAAAATTCAGAGGACCAGACTCTCCTTCGCTTAGGTGGTGTCGGTCTGAAAAATGTCGATCAACGCTTGAGGTTGCAGTTCGGAGACGACTACCATATGGAAATCCAGTCTGAACCAGATAAATTCACCCAGATTTGTCTTTATTTGCCGCTAGTAACAGATGCTTAA